From Streptomyces yatensis, one genomic window encodes:
- the aspS gene encoding aspartate--tRNA ligase produces MHRYRSHTCGQLRAADVDTDVRLSGWLHNRRNLGGILFIDLRDHYGLVQLVVRPDTPANEALSSISKETVVRVDGRVIARGADNVNPELPTGEIEVEVADVEVLGAADPLPFTVFPEDGVGEERRLEYRFLDLRRERMHRNIMLRSAVISAIRQKMTAQGFNELATPILSATSPEGARDFLVPSRLHAGKFYALPQAPQQFKQLLMIAGFDRYFQIAPCFRDEDARADRSPGEFYQLDVEMSFVEQEDVFGVIEKVMTELFEEFGGGRHVTSPFPRIPFREAMLKYGSDKPDLRAQLELRDVSHIFEGSGFKAFADKHVRALAVPDTADQPRKFFDQLGEFAVEQGAKGLAWVRIGEDAKLTGPIAKFLTDEDVEKLITEVQGKPGTSIFFGAGEFDEVSKIMGAVRVEAAKRTGHFEDGVFRFCWIVDFPMFERNEDTGQIEFSHNPFSMPQGGLEALETKDPLDILAWQYDIVCNGVELSSGAIRNHEPDVMYKAFAIAGYDREEVEREFGGMLRAFHFGAPPHGGIAPGVDRIVMLLADEPNIRETIAFPLNGNAQDLLMGAPSEVDEARLRELHLSVRKPPQVKKAEPAEKAEKADEKAEKPAE; encoded by the coding sequence ATGCATCGGTACCGGTCGCACACCTGTGGTCAGCTCCGCGCCGCTGACGTCGACACCGACGTCCGGCTCTCCGGCTGGCTCCACAATCGACGGAACCTGGGCGGCATCCTCTTCATCGATCTCCGCGACCACTACGGCCTGGTCCAGCTGGTGGTGCGCCCCGACACCCCCGCCAACGAGGCGCTGAGCTCGATCAGCAAGGAGACCGTCGTCCGCGTCGACGGCCGGGTCATCGCGCGCGGCGCGGACAACGTCAACCCCGAACTGCCCACCGGCGAGATCGAGGTCGAGGTCGCCGACGTCGAGGTGCTCGGCGCCGCCGACCCGCTGCCCTTCACGGTCTTCCCCGAGGACGGGGTCGGCGAGGAACGGCGCCTGGAGTACCGCTTCCTGGACCTGCGCCGCGAGCGGATGCACCGCAACATCATGCTGCGCTCCGCCGTCATCTCCGCCATCCGGCAGAAGATGACCGCGCAGGGGTTCAACGAGCTGGCCACCCCGATCCTGTCCGCCACCTCGCCGGAGGGCGCCCGGGACTTCCTGGTCCCCTCCCGGCTGCACGCGGGCAAGTTCTACGCGCTGCCCCAGGCCCCGCAGCAGTTCAAGCAGCTGCTGATGATCGCGGGCTTCGACCGCTACTTCCAGATCGCGCCCTGCTTCCGCGACGAGGACGCCCGCGCCGACCGCTCGCCGGGCGAGTTCTACCAGCTCGACGTCGAGATGAGCTTCGTCGAGCAGGAGGACGTCTTCGGCGTCATCGAGAAGGTCATGACCGAGCTCTTCGAGGAGTTCGGCGGCGGCCGCCACGTCACCTCGCCCTTCCCGCGGATCCCGTTCCGCGAGGCCATGCTGAAGTACGGCTCCGACAAGCCGGACCTGCGGGCCCAGCTGGAGCTGCGGGACGTCAGCCACATCTTCGAGGGCTCCGGCTTCAAGGCGTTCGCGGACAAGCACGTACGCGCGCTGGCCGTGCCGGACACCGCCGACCAGCCGCGGAAGTTCTTCGACCAGCTCGGCGAGTTCGCGGTCGAGCAGGGCGCCAAGGGGCTGGCCTGGGTCCGGATCGGCGAGGACGCCAAGCTGACCGGCCCGATCGCGAAGTTCCTCACCGACGAGGACGTCGAGAAGCTGATCACCGAGGTCCAGGGCAAGCCCGGCACGTCGATCTTCTTCGGCGCGGGGGAGTTCGACGAGGTCTCCAAGATCATGGGCGCGGTGCGGGTCGAGGCCGCCAAGCGGACCGGCCACTTCGAGGACGGCGTCTTCCGCTTCTGCTGGATCGTGGACTTCCCCATGTTCGAGCGGAACGAGGACACCGGGCAGATCGAGTTCTCCCACAACCCCTTCTCCATGCCGCAGGGCGGCCTGGAGGCCCTGGAGACCAAGGACCCGCTGGACATCCTGGCGTGGCAGTACGACATCGTCTGCAACGGCGTGGAGCTGTCCTCCGGCGCCATCCGGAACCACGAGCCGGACGTCATGTACAAGGCGTTCGCGATCGCGGGCTACGACCGGGAAGAGGTCGAGCGCGAGTTCGGCGGCATGCTGCGCGCGTTCCACTTCGGCGCCCCGCCGCACGGCGGTATCGCCCCCGGCGTCGACCGCATCGTGATGCTGCTGGCCGATGAGCCCAACATCCGCGAGACCATCGCCTTCCCGCTCAACGGCAACGCACAGGACCTGCTGATGGGCGCGCCCAGCGAGGTGGACGAGGCCCGGCTGCGCGAGCTGCACCTGTCGGTGCGCAAGCCGCCGCAGGTGAAGAAGGCCGAACCCGCTGAGAAGGCGGAGAAGGCGGACGAGAAGGCCGAGAAGCCCGCCGAGTAG
- a CDS encoding ATP-binding SpoIIE family protein phosphatase, which produces MRTEDLLAAIATGLWRWDSVSGAVSYDAEAARLVGLPAEPVTLPEAAARACFHPADWLEVKAIVDLAVAEGTLAEARLRIVDEKGTVLRTVRTRSRPIARGGSEDGYYLLGTLQEVPDPLPGTSAAGPPVTGDWRRNREAFLLDAGRALAEAMSTAEVLRVAAGLSMPGFSPEGLAVFGVRGERISVIGHHGPRAGADHPFHDIALGADYPAAEVVRTGRAVYLPTPDEYRGRFPAAWSLGRPRKRRSWAFLPLIVAGRTIGAWMAGFAHPVSFSPDERSVLTTIARMLAQALSRTALQETERELADGLQRSMLPASKPDIPGLAVAARYVPTGGGLQVGGDWYDVIGLPSGRTALVIGDVQGHDVHAAGIMGQLRIAVRAYASEGHHPDAVLSRASRFLAGLAAPGGPDGPDGPDGRYDPRFATCLYMEVDPVAGTLDIARAGHPDPAVRLADGTMMVRPTAGGLPLGIDPDTDYPTTRVVLEPGETLLMCTDGLIETGGHDLETGWDRIRKVFERPATLMDAPGALPSHGLDSDDLEALADSLVQAVHGPPSHHTTGPLADRREDDIALLLIRREAEVCLVGPGSAPVRRTAVTVAQAEPERIAGTRQQLRDMLHDWADPDQVESAVLMLSEMVTNVLVHTDGDALLVAEVSGRHGSRRLRLDVADSSDELPHRRRPGELASSGRGLLLLEMLADNWGVDPRGDGKCIWYELYEASPDERPDPAADG; this is translated from the coding sequence ATGCGCACCGAGGACCTGCTGGCCGCCATAGCGACCGGCCTATGGCGTTGGGACAGTGTCTCGGGCGCCGTCAGCTATGACGCGGAGGCGGCCCGGCTGGTGGGCCTGCCCGCCGAGCCCGTCACCCTTCCCGAGGCCGCCGCCCGCGCGTGTTTCCACCCCGCGGACTGGCTGGAGGTCAAGGCGATCGTCGACCTCGCGGTGGCCGAGGGCACCCTGGCCGAGGCCCGGCTGCGCATCGTGGACGAGAAGGGCACCGTGCTGCGGACCGTGCGCACCCGGTCCCGGCCGATAGCGCGGGGCGGCAGCGAGGACGGCTACTACCTGCTCGGCACCCTCCAGGAGGTCCCCGACCCGCTGCCCGGCACCTCGGCGGCGGGCCCGCCGGTCACCGGCGACTGGCGCCGCAACCGCGAGGCGTTCCTGCTGGACGCGGGGCGGGCGCTGGCGGAGGCGATGTCCACCGCCGAGGTGCTGCGGGTCGCGGCGGGGCTGTCCATGCCGGGCTTCTCGCCGGAGGGGCTCGCGGTCTTCGGCGTCCGGGGCGAGCGGATCTCGGTGATCGGCCACCACGGGCCGCGGGCGGGGGCCGATCACCCTTTTCACGACATCGCGCTGGGCGCGGACTATCCGGCGGCCGAGGTGGTCCGCACCGGCCGGGCGGTCTATCTGCCCACGCCGGACGAGTACCGCGGCCGGTTTCCGGCCGCCTGGTCGCTCGGCCGGCCCCGTAAGCGCCGGTCCTGGGCGTTTCTGCCGCTGATCGTCGCGGGCCGCACCATCGGCGCGTGGATGGCCGGATTCGCCCATCCGGTGTCGTTCTCGCCCGATGAGCGCTCGGTGCTGACCACGATCGCCCGGATGCTGGCCCAGGCGCTGTCCCGCACCGCGCTCCAGGAGACCGAGCGGGAGCTGGCGGACGGGCTGCAGCGCTCGATGCTGCCCGCCAGCAAGCCCGATATCCCGGGGCTGGCGGTGGCCGCCCGCTATGTGCCGACCGGTGGCGGGCTGCAGGTCGGCGGCGACTGGTACGACGTGATCGGGCTGCCCTCGGGGCGTACCGCGCTGGTGATCGGCGATGTGCAGGGCCACGATGTGCACGCCGCCGGGATCATGGGGCAGCTGCGGATCGCGGTCCGGGCGTACGCCTCCGAGGGGCACCACCCCGACGCGGTGCTCTCCCGCGCCTCCCGCTTCCTCGCCGGGCTGGCTGCGCCGGGTGGTCCTGACGGCCCTGACGGCCCGGACGGCCGGTACGACCCGAGGTTCGCCACCTGCCTCTATATGGAGGTGGACCCGGTCGCCGGCACCCTGGACATCGCCCGCGCGGGCCACCCCGATCCGGCGGTCCGGCTCGCCGACGGCACGATGATGGTCCGGCCCACGGCGGGCGGGCTGCCGCTGGGCATCGATCCGGACACCGACTATCCGACCACCCGGGTGGTGCTGGAGCCCGGCGAGACGCTGCTGATGTGCACCGACGGGCTGATCGAGACCGGCGGGCACGATCTGGAGACCGGCTGGGACCGGATCCGTAAGGTCTTCGAGCGGCCCGCCACCCTCATGGACGCCCCCGGCGCCCTCCCCTCCCACGGCCTCGACTCCGACGATCTCGAAGCCCTCGCCGACTCCCTGGTGCAGGCCGTGCACGGGCCGCCGTCCCACCACACCACCGGCCCGCTCGCGGACCGGCGCGAGGACGACATAGCGCTGCTGCTGATCCGCCGGGAGGCGGAGGTGTGCCTGGTCGGGCCCGGTTCGGCGCCGGTGCGGCGGACCGCGGTCACGGTCGCGCAGGCCGAGCCGGAGCGCATAGCGGGCACCCGGCAGCAGCTGCGCGACATGCTGCACGACTGGGCCGACCCGGACCAGGTGGAGTCGGCGGTGCTGATGCTCTCCGAGATGGTCACCAACGTGCTGGTGCACACCGACGGGGACGCCCTGCTGGTGGCCGAGGTCAGCGGGCGGCACGGATCCCGGCGGCTGCGGCTGGACGTCGCCGACAGCAGCGATGAGCTGCCGCACCGCCGCCGCCCCGGCGAGCTGGCCTCGTCGGGGCGCGGGCTGCTGCTGCTGGAGATGCTCGCCGACAACTGGGGGGTGGATCCGCGCGGCGACGGCAAATGCATCTGGTACGAGCTGTACGAGGCGAGCCCGGACGAGCGGCCCGACCCGGCGGCGGACGGGTAG
- a CDS encoding Dyp-type peroxidase, translating into MCQPDSRPSRRAFLGATGTVTAVGLSAGCQSSSAPPDRSDAPAPTPPVSPTGRYQAGITLPQPAQRNLLAVVADLVDAAPVRPLLAELGEAIRTLTAGTDARLMGLEPGDLTVTIGVGPRLVRTVDPALPGAKDLPRFSREKIASRARGGDLLIQICADDALVVPAVAAALLERAGDRIRERWRQSGVRGANVRVERGRAAPRNLFGFVDGIVGPHTRAEQERDLWLSGPAPVADGTLVVLRRIELDLPRFAKLSVAEQEAVFGRRRATGEPLSGGTIAAGPDLGAKTPDGRYLVPADAHARRAHATAVGVGLMLRRSYSIDGPAPGLLFMSFQNDIRTFTSTLTSMDNSDALLDYTTTTASATFLVLPGFDAQHPLGSRLFR; encoded by the coding sequence GTGTGCCAACCCGACTCCCGCCCGTCACGCCGCGCGTTTCTCGGTGCCACCGGCACCGTGACCGCCGTCGGCCTCTCCGCCGGGTGCCAATCGAGTTCCGCCCCGCCGGACCGGTCCGATGCCCCCGCGCCGACCCCGCCGGTGTCGCCAACGGGCCGGTACCAGGCGGGCATCACGCTTCCCCAGCCGGCCCAGCGGAACCTGCTGGCCGTGGTGGCCGACCTCGTCGACGCCGCGCCGGTCCGTCCGTTGCTGGCCGAACTCGGCGAGGCCATCCGCACGCTCACCGCGGGGACCGACGCCCGGCTGATGGGCCTGGAGCCGGGCGATCTGACCGTGACGATCGGGGTGGGCCCCCGGCTGGTGCGCACCGTCGATCCCGCCCTGCCCGGCGCGAAGGACCTCCCACGGTTCTCCCGCGAAAAGATCGCCTCCCGGGCCCGCGGTGGCGACCTGCTGATACAGATCTGCGCCGACGACGCCCTGGTGGTACCGGCCGTGGCCGCCGCGCTTCTGGAGCGGGCCGGTGACCGGATACGGGAACGCTGGCGGCAGTCCGGGGTCCGCGGTGCGAACGTGCGGGTGGAGCGGGGCCGTGCCGCGCCACGGAACCTCTTCGGCTTCGTCGACGGCATCGTGGGCCCCCACACGAGGGCCGAACAGGAACGCGACCTGTGGTTGTCCGGGCCGGCTCCGGTCGCCGACGGCACCCTTGTCGTACTGCGCCGCATCGAACTCGATCTGCCGAGGTTCGCCAAGCTGTCCGTCGCCGAACAGGAAGCGGTCTTCGGCCGCCGCCGAGCCACCGGGGAGCCCCTCTCCGGTGGCACCATCGCCGCGGGACCGGACCTCGGCGCCAAAACGCCGGACGGACGCTACCTCGTCCCGGCGGACGCCCATGCCCGCAGGGCGCATGCCACCGCGGTCGGCGTCGGCCTCATGCTCCGCCGCTCCTACAGCATCGACGGACCCGCCCCCGGCCTGCTCTTCATGAGCTTCCAGAACGACATACGGACCTTCACCAGCACCCTCACCAGCATGGACAATTCCGACGCCCTGCTGGACTACACGACCACGACCGCCAGTGCGACCTTTCTGGTACTGCCCGGTTTCGACGCACAACACCCGCTCGGTTCCCGGCTCTTCCGCTGA
- a CDS encoding right-handed parallel beta-helix repeat-containing protein, whose translation MPHLRLRVMAALLGTLAPVMVGCGADDDGSDHGRRPSGAHVTINVPADAPTISAAVSLARPGDLVLVAPGTYHESVKISKARVTLRGASRDKVVIDGRLRQPNGIVVAAPGVAVENLTVQNNTQNGVLVTGSAKAAAGMPGQSGGYDTGDEPVTFLKSFLVSHVTATRNGLYGIYAFSAQNGVIEHSYTSGSADSGIYVGQCKPCRIVVRDNIAELNAVGYEGTNAGGDMYVVGNRLVGNRVGLTTNSDHQEKLLPQKDAVIAGNLIAANQQAATPEQADGGWGIGIGVDGGTDNQFLRNRVAGNSTAGLMITATADLPPNGNRILDNTFTANGVDVGWTFPTATKGRGNCLRGNELRRTVPARLATTASCPRPARSSSPSGTWAKPTAPGGIPFTDVAAPKRQPQFPNATTAGATAVPAVPALPDTGGFRLPSASLLATGARVGTS comes from the coding sequence ATGCCTCATCTCCGTCTTCGCGTGATGGCCGCGTTACTCGGCACACTGGCACCCGTAATGGTCGGCTGCGGCGCGGACGATGACGGATCGGATCACGGCCGGCGCCCGTCCGGTGCCCATGTGACGATCAACGTGCCGGCCGACGCCCCGACGATCTCGGCCGCGGTGTCCCTGGCCCGGCCCGGCGACCTCGTGCTGGTCGCGCCGGGCACGTACCACGAGTCGGTGAAGATATCCAAGGCTCGTGTCACGCTTCGCGGCGCGTCTCGGGACAAGGTCGTCATCGACGGGCGGCTGCGACAGCCGAACGGCATCGTCGTCGCCGCCCCCGGGGTGGCCGTGGAGAACCTGACCGTGCAGAACAACACCCAGAACGGGGTCCTGGTCACCGGCTCGGCGAAGGCGGCCGCCGGAATGCCGGGGCAGTCCGGCGGCTACGACACCGGCGACGAACCCGTCACCTTCCTGAAGTCGTTCCTGGTCTCCCATGTGACCGCGACCCGCAACGGGCTGTACGGCATCTACGCGTTCTCCGCGCAGAACGGTGTCATCGAGCACTCGTACACCTCGGGCTCGGCCGACTCGGGGATCTACGTCGGACAGTGCAAGCCCTGTCGCATCGTGGTGCGGGACAACATCGCCGAGCTCAACGCGGTGGGTTACGAGGGCACCAATGCCGGCGGCGACATGTACGTGGTCGGCAACCGCCTGGTCGGCAACCGGGTCGGGCTCACCACCAACTCCGACCACCAGGAGAAGTTGCTCCCGCAGAAGGACGCCGTCATCGCGGGCAACCTGATCGCGGCCAACCAGCAGGCGGCCACCCCCGAACAGGCCGACGGCGGGTGGGGCATCGGCATCGGCGTCGACGGCGGCACCGACAACCAGTTCCTCCGCAACCGAGTCGCCGGCAACAGCACCGCCGGGCTGATGATCACCGCAACCGCCGACCTGCCGCCGAACGGCAACCGGATCCTGGACAACACCTTCACCGCCAACGGCGTCGACGTCGGCTGGACGTTCCCCACCGCCACGAAGGGACGGGGCAACTGCCTGCGCGGCAACGAGCTGCGAAGGACGGTACCCGCCCGGCTCGCGACCACCGCGTCCTGCCCGCGTCCCGCCCGGTCGTCCTCGCCGTCCGGCACCTGGGCGAAGCCCACCGCACCCGGCGGTATCCCGTTCACCGACGTGGCGGCGCCCAAGCGACAGCCGCAGTTCCCGAACGCCACGACCGCGGGCGCCACCGCCGTTCCGGCCGTTCCGGCGCTGCCGGACACGGGGGGCTTCCGGCTGCCGTCGGCGTCACTGCTCGCCACGGGCGCGCGGGTGGGGACGTCCTGA
- a CDS encoding SdrD B-like domain-containing protein, giving the protein MGATAGTATASTGDGTLTVQVLRDFFGTGVINAAMDVPQRGMKVRVTDPAGHRVSGTTDATGKVVVSKSAELTGGQYRVDVTIPAPYNKYLQAAPASTAENHFDSFTTFVNVSDGKDDSVMTGVWNPADYTLPDTRYFVPIQNTADARDTRALVAFGTDKRGTCPGETACPTALNTQDQVGTTFALAYDQHRKRVFQGAFARRYTPYGPEGGDAIYTTPADGGAPTLFAKVPGAAKTPHDAATMNKDAGFTDAPGKESIGGLALSEDGSTLYAVNLLTRKLVSFDATGTTASAPKATVSIPDPGCASSGDWRPFGLQVHDNKLYVGGVCSAESTQKRDDLKAVVYSYDGERFTTVLDHPLTAKRGSVFGSDDVAQSTHWNPWNTSLATWDERKVGNVFIDPQPELASLAFTRDGSMIIGFRDRFMDVVSWGGLDPRPDNNTPENGMAGGDITMACATPTGGYAWEGTGSCPNHATPATNGGQANDVVEYFPGDFFRGAHLETALGSVAYIPQQQWAVSTEFDPTVNVATSGTGYHDVTTGQGPGNAPAANAYQFVSQEQSGFGKAGGLGDIAYEAANAPIQIGNRVWFDGDHNGIQDPEGPREVPLPDATINLLDADGKQVATTKTDAAGEYYFGGVGAAYELKPGAKYTVQFDVCTADTSEVPTEPPATKLRFTLPRAGDNRAHDSNVTPPRTGRLCNGRAPVTAPDKPGEVDHTIDAGVHIPKKSPTPTPTPTPSSQPPTSEPPNEPGPQSGGGSGTGGGSGTGGGSGTGGGGGSLANTGTSGLLRIISLSALLAGAGAAAAFVTRKRRAGQH; this is encoded by the coding sequence ATGGGCGCGACGGCCGGGACGGCCACCGCTTCGACTGGCGACGGAACCCTGACGGTTCAGGTACTGCGGGATTTCTTCGGCACCGGCGTGATCAACGCGGCCATGGATGTGCCGCAGCGGGGCATGAAGGTTCGGGTAACCGACCCGGCCGGCCATCGGGTCAGCGGCACCACGGATGCCACCGGAAAGGTGGTGGTCTCGAAGTCGGCCGAACTGACCGGCGGCCAGTACCGCGTCGACGTCACCATCCCGGCGCCGTACAACAAGTATCTTCAGGCGGCGCCGGCCTCGACGGCGGAAAACCACTTCGACAGCTTCACGACATTTGTGAACGTGTCGGACGGCAAGGACGACTCGGTGATGACCGGGGTCTGGAATCCGGCCGACTACACGCTGCCGGACACACGGTATTTCGTGCCGATCCAGAACACCGCCGACGCGCGGGACACCCGGGCCCTCGTGGCGTTCGGGACGGACAAACGAGGCACATGCCCTGGCGAGACGGCGTGCCCGACCGCGCTCAACACGCAGGACCAGGTGGGCACGACGTTCGCGCTGGCCTATGACCAGCACCGGAAGCGGGTGTTCCAGGGCGCGTTCGCCCGGCGGTACACCCCGTACGGGCCGGAGGGCGGTGACGCGATCTACACCACGCCGGCCGACGGTGGGGCGCCGACCCTGTTCGCGAAGGTGCCGGGCGCCGCGAAGACGCCGCACGACGCCGCCACCATGAACAAGGACGCCGGGTTCACCGATGCGCCGGGCAAGGAGAGCATCGGCGGCCTGGCCCTGTCCGAGGACGGCTCGACGCTGTACGCGGTGAACCTGCTGACCCGGAAACTGGTCAGCTTCGACGCCACCGGTACCACCGCCTCCGCGCCAAAGGCGACGGTGAGCATTCCGGACCCGGGCTGCGCGAGCTCCGGCGACTGGCGGCCGTTCGGTCTTCAGGTCCACGACAACAAGCTCTACGTCGGTGGCGTGTGCAGTGCGGAGAGCACACAGAAGCGCGACGACCTGAAAGCCGTCGTCTACAGCTACGACGGCGAGCGGTTCACCACCGTGCTGGACCACCCGCTCACCGCCAAGCGCGGCTCCGTCTTCGGTTCCGACGACGTCGCCCAGTCCACCCACTGGAACCCGTGGAACACCTCCCTGGCCACGTGGGACGAACGGAAGGTGGGCAACGTCTTCATCGATCCGCAGCCGGAGCTCGCCTCCCTCGCCTTCACCCGCGACGGTTCGATGATCATCGGTTTCCGCGACAGGTTCATGGACGTCGTGAGCTGGGGTGGACTGGACCCGAGGCCGGACAACAACACCCCGGAAAACGGCATGGCCGGCGGCGACATCACCATGGCCTGTGCCACTCCCACCGGTGGATACGCGTGGGAAGGCACGGGAAGCTGCCCCAACCACGCCACCCCCGCCACCAATGGCGGCCAGGCAAACGATGTCGTCGAATACTTCCCGGGCGACTTCTTCCGCGGGGCGCACCTGGAAACCGCGCTGGGGTCGGTGGCCTACATTCCGCAGCAGCAGTGGGCCGTCAGCACGGAGTTCGACCCGACCGTCAACGTCGCGACCTCCGGGACCGGTTACCACGACGTCACGACCGGTCAGGGCCCGGGCAACGCTCCGGCCGCCAACGCGTACCAGTTCGTCAGCCAGGAACAGAGCGGGTTCGGTAAGGCCGGTGGGCTCGGCGACATCGCGTACGAGGCGGCGAACGCGCCGATCCAGATCGGCAACCGGGTGTGGTTCGACGGCGACCACAATGGGATCCAGGATCCCGAGGGTCCGCGCGAAGTGCCGCTGCCGGACGCGACGATCAACCTGTTGGACGCCGATGGCAAGCAGGTCGCCACGACCAAGACCGATGCCGCCGGCGAGTACTACTTCGGTGGCGTCGGCGCCGCATACGAGCTCAAGCCGGGTGCGAAGTACACGGTGCAGTTCGATGTGTGCACCGCGGACACCAGCGAGGTGCCGACTGAGCCGCCGGCCACCAAGCTGCGGTTCACGCTCCCGCGGGCCGGTGACAACCGGGCACATGACTCGAATGTGACCCCGCCGAGGACCGGGCGGCTGTGCAACGGACGCGCACCCGTCACGGCGCCGGACAAGCCGGGAGAGGTCGATCACACGATCGACGCCGGCGTGCACATCCCCAAGAAATCGCCGACTCCTACGCCGACGCCCACTCCGTCGTCGCAGCCGCCCACCTCTGAGCCGCCCAACGAGCCAGGCCCCCAGTCCGGCGGCGGCTCCGGGACAGGCGGAGGCTCGGGGACAGGCGGAGGCTCGGGGACCGGCGGAGGCGGTGGCTCGCTGGCCAACACGGGTACGTCCGGCCTGCTGAGGATCATCTCCCTCAGTGCCCTGCTGGCCGGTGCGGGCGCGGCAGCCGCGTTCGTGACCCGGAAGCGCCGCGCCGGGCAACACTGA
- a CDS encoding pirin family protein → MPAVTVENPLTLPRVAAPAEARRRPVLAVTTAPSGFEGEGFPVRRAFAGIDYQHLDPFIMMDQMGEVDYAPGEPKGTPWHPHRGFETVTYIIDGIFDHQDSQGGGGTITNGDTQWMTAGSGLLHIEAPPESLVMSGGLFHGLQLWVNLPAKDKMMAPRYQDIRGGNVQLLTTPDGGALLRVIAGELDGHQGPGITHTPITMIHATLAPGAEITLPWREDFNGLAYVLAGRGTVGAERRPVQVGQTAVFGDGGSLTVRADEKQDSHTPELEVVLLGGAPIREPMAHYGPFVMNTRKELQQAFEDFQKGRLGTVPAVHGMSEGGL, encoded by the coding sequence ATGCCCGCAGTGACCGTAGAGAACCCGCTGACCCTGCCGCGCGTCGCGGCCCCCGCCGAGGCACGCCGGCGCCCCGTGCTCGCCGTCACCACCGCCCCCAGCGGTTTCGAGGGCGAGGGATTCCCGGTGCGCCGGGCCTTCGCGGGCATCGACTACCAGCACCTCGACCCGTTCATCATGATGGACCAGATGGGCGAGGTGGATTACGCGCCGGGCGAGCCCAAGGGCACGCCCTGGCATCCCCACCGCGGCTTCGAGACCGTCACGTACATCATCGACGGGATCTTCGACCACCAGGACTCCCAGGGTGGGGGCGGCACCATCACCAACGGTGACACCCAGTGGATGACGGCCGGCTCGGGGCTGCTCCACATAGAGGCGCCGCCGGAGTCGCTGGTCATGTCGGGCGGCCTCTTCCACGGTCTGCAGCTGTGGGTGAACCTCCCGGCCAAGGACAAGATGATGGCGCCGCGCTACCAGGACATCCGCGGCGGCAACGTACAGCTGCTGACGACCCCGGACGGCGGCGCGCTGCTGCGGGTCATCGCCGGTGAGCTGGACGGCCACCAGGGTCCCGGCATCACCCACACGCCGATCACGATGATCCACGCCACCCTCGCCCCGGGTGCGGAGATCACCCTGCCGTGGCGGGAGGACTTCAACGGCCTCGCGTACGTCCTCGCGGGCCGCGGCACCGTCGGCGCCGAGCGCCGCCCGGTCCAGGTGGGTCAGACGGCGGTCTTCGGCGACGGCGGCTCGCTGACCGTCCGCGCGGACGAGAAGCAGGACTCCCACACTCCGGAGCTCGAAGTGGTCCTCCTGGGCGGAGCGCCCATCCGCGAGCCGATGGCCCACTACGGTCCGTTCGTCATGAACACCCGCAAGGAGCTCCAGCAGGCGTTCGAGGACTTCCAGAAGGGGCGCCTCGGCACGGTCCCGGCGGTGCACGGGATGTCCGAGGGCGGCCTGTAG
- a CDS encoding SseB family protein has translation MYGYDQNASAGQGYAAPPPPPQQQPHASHHAQAGAGYGQQPLYPEPSPPSLADAVRAFTTGSMPAEDFQQIFAGSKVYCPRGDNPGFLALHNTQQPVIPMFTSLKELRRYAGKESKYFVITGAEVIDLLPTGYGFVLDMEGEHRIVFDAKAVEQMVDFAMRRMYG, from the coding sequence ATGTACGGCTACGACCAGAACGCGAGCGCAGGGCAGGGTTATGCCGCTCCGCCACCTCCGCCGCAACAGCAGCCGCATGCGTCACATCACGCGCAGGCGGGTGCGGGCTACGGCCAGCAGCCGCTCTACCCGGAGCCCTCGCCGCCGTCGCTCGCCGACGCGGTGCGCGCCTTCACCACCGGTTCGATGCCGGCCGAGGACTTCCAGCAGATCTTCGCGGGCTCGAAGGTCTACTGCCCGCGCGGTGACAACCCCGGCTTCCTGGCGCTGCACAACACCCAGCAGCCGGTGATCCCCATGTTCACCTCGCTCAAGGAGCTGCGGCGGTATGCGGGCAAGGAGTCCAAGTACTTCGTGATCACCGGCGCCGAGGTGATCGACCTGCTGCCCACCGGCTACGGCTTCGTCCTCGACATGGAGGGTGAGCACCGGATCGTCTTCGACGCGAAGGCGGTGGAGCAGATGGTGGACTTCGCAATGAGGCGTATGTACGGATAG